From the genome of Tachysurus vachellii isolate PV-2020 chromosome 2, HZAU_Pvac_v1, whole genome shotgun sequence, one region includes:
- the chmp2a gene encoding charged multivesicular body protein 2a, which produces MEFLFGRRKTPEEMLRQNQRALTRAMRELDRERQRMEQQEKKIIADIKKMAKQGQMDAVKIMAKDLVRTRRYVKKFIMMRANIQAVSLKIQTLKSNNSMAQAMKGVTKAMATMNRQLKLPQIQKIMMEFERQSELMDMKEEMMNDAIDDAMGDEDDEEESDAVVSQVLDELGLNLSDELSNLPSTGGNLSVAAGKKAEPQPTLADADADLEERLNNLRRD; this is translated from the exons ATGGAGTTTTTATTTGGGCGGAGAAAAACCCCTGAGGAGATGCTAAGGCAGAACCAGAGAGCACTGACCAGAGCCATGAGAGAGCTAGACAGAGAACGGCAGAGGATGGAGCagcaggaaaagaaaatcattgCCGATATAAAGAAAATGGCAAAACAGGGACAGATG GATGCAGTTAAAATCATGGCTAAGGACTTGGTTCGTACCAGACGATACGTAAAGAAGTTCATCATGATGAGAGCCAATATCCAAGCAGTCAGTCTTAAAATCCAAACCCTCAAGTCAAACAACAGCATGGCACAGGCCATGAAAGGAGTGACCAAAGCCATGGCCACAATGAACAGACAG TTAAAGTTGCCACAAATTCAGAAGATTATGATGGAGTTTGAGCGCCAGAGTGAACTTATGGACATGAAGGAAGAAATGATGAATGATGCAATTGATGATGCGATgggagatgaggatgatgaagaggaaaG tgATGCTGTGGTTTCCCAAGTGCTGGATGAATTGGGTCTGAATCTTTCAGATGAACTCTCAA ACCTGCCATCTACTGGGGGAAATCTCTCAGTTGCTGCTGGGAAGAAAGCTGAGCCACAGCCAACTTTGGCAGATGCAGATGCAGACCTGGAGGAAAGACTAAATAACCTCAGAAGAGACTGA
- the msl1b gene encoding male-specific lethal 1 homolog: MNMRTESISNVGLRSESKSFYLSKGHTIGVQRNSHTLLTETHDCVGITLKDQRFVKSRNLAKDLGGKAARPLLPVGQNKAGASGTSSESTDKPACQTKPMGGEGTPIKSKTPLGQTSATDDKAEFGSMNSHNSRDPGCEDSARGFEIMGAHSVASHEHTEGKRNNMRKTSSHPSSQANCLHQLLLLQLDLIEQQQQQLQSKDKEIDELKADRDTLLARIERMERRLQLMSKEPRDKRLFQPLERWVPDTDDFWDSDVGDSPQTPTSKAPFSRSSKAQKRKCGFLDSKIQRPQGKSSRPTPQKSDTGSASPCQRELRNKETPEKTAPGKSSGLTETTADAEESCENEDFPFMTTTEMYLCCWHQPPVSPLCEASPKKEDDVAIPSWRENGIEPLREEDAFDVPENLEDGVFLKRHSKLELDEKRRKRWDIQRIREQRMLQRLQQRMEKRKLNIQESEPEIASFYPDSDDVESVVITPFLPVVAFGRPLPKLTPQNFELPWLDDRSRCRIENQKKQTPHRTCRK; encoded by the exons ATGAATATGCGGACTGAGTCCATCTCAAACGTGGGATTGCGCTCTGAATCGAAGAGTTTTTACTTGTCAAAAGGACACACTATCGGTGTCCAAAGAAATTCACACACCTTGCTGACAGAAACGCATGACTGTGTTGGTATCACTCTCAAGGACCAGCGGTTTGTTAAATCAAGAAACCTGGCCAAGGATCTGGGTGGGAAAGCTGCTCGGCCTTTATTGCCGGTGGGACAAAACAAAGCTGGTGCTTCTGGGACCAGCTCTGAGAGCACAGACAAACCAGCGTGTCAAACCAAACCAATGGGGGGCGAAGGAACCCCTATTAAAAGTAAAACTCCACTTGGACAAACCAGTGCTACTGATGATAAAGCTGAATTCGGTTCAATGAATTCCCACAATTCCAGAGATCCTGGTTGTGAGGACAGCGCAAGAGGGTTTGAAATCATGGGTGCTCACAGTGTAGCATCTCATGAACATACAGAAGGCAAACGAAACAACATGAGAAAGACCTCCAGCCATCCGAGTTCACAAGCCAACTGTCTTCATCAGCTACTTTTGCTTCAGCTGGACCTGAtcgagcagcagcagcagcagctgcagTCTAAGGACAAGGAGATAGATGAGTTAAAAGCGGACAGAGACACG CTACTTGCACGGATTGAGAGGATGGAGCGACGTTTACAGTTGATGAGTAAAGAGCCACGTGATAAACGTCTCTTTCAGCCGTTGGAGAGATGGGTCCCAGACACTGATGACTTCTGGGACTCAGATGTAGGAGACAGCCCTCAGACCCCTACATCAAAGGCCCCATTTAGTAGAAGCAGCAAAGCACAaaagag GAAATGTGGCTTCCTGGATTCCAAAATACAGCGGCCACAGGGCAAATCTTCTAGGCCAACCCCTCAGAAGTCTGATACTGGTTCAGCCTCACCATGTCAGAGAGAGCTGCGAAACAAAGAGACCCCTGAGAAGACAGCACCTGGGAAATCATCAGGGCTGACAGAAACAACAGCAGATGCAGAAGAGAGCTGTGAAAATGAAGACTTTCCATTCATGACAACAACAGAAATGTACCTGTGCTGCTGGCACCAACCTCCTGTCTCTCCCCTCTGTGAGGCTTCCCCAAAGAAAGAGGATGATGTTGCCA TTCCATCCTGGCGGGAAAATGGCATTGAACCTTTGAGGGAAGAAGATGCTTTTGATGTTCCAGAG AATCTTGAGGACGGGGTGTTTCTGAAACGGCACTCAAAGCTCGAGCTGgatgagaagagaaggaaaag ATGGGACATTCAAAGGATACGGGAGCAGCGTATGCTTCAACGGCTACAACAGcgcatggaaaaaagaaaactaaatatTCAGGAGAGTGAACCAGAGATAGCTTCTTTTTACCCTGATTCTGATGATG TGGAGTCAGTTGTTATAACACCTTTTCTGCCTGTTGTGGCCTTTGGCCGGCCTTTACCCAAGCTAACTCCACA GAACTTTGAGCTGCCATGGCTTGATGACAGAAGTCGCTGCCGCATCGAAAATCAGAAAAAACAAACTCCTCATAGGACCTGTCGGAAATAA